From Phragmites australis chromosome 5, lpPhrAust1.1, whole genome shotgun sequence, a single genomic window includes:
- the LOC133918314 gene encoding pentatricopeptide repeat-containing protein At4g04790, mitochondrial-like isoform X3, translated as MWKRLLETTKQAAAASSPKSATPAAAAPKPATPAAAAAPKLSTLKSPSSSRRAAVTPATAVSQASLLRLKHAAASKKTTLPSSLPHAQAHAHDEEEPPHALTKALMSVLDVQCAGPDDIEESWPSEAPAEDSEDAGNLVGKKILDIEWFVAPPSRDPLMHWRREAAREKKKQYIFKNTESRRFTKLMRTCADKLGAELTLEFFEKLGRDNGVKEFNALIRVCLDKARACRDIDSAVEHIYRAYNLFEMMRDRGLRIEQDIYGPFLLYLVEVGLSEEFEMFSTFFKDANPQSYSRIAYYEMLLCIRVQNEEKIQELCHSVEDYNEEAHYDIAESYMLAFAESGRKRDLIALLELLDLTKVSGSKYISSIFKSLGRLELEKYAEKLLQGMRSKESAGGNISSLIFDYAANIPNIMVEDIVVAFHKWHEKFEVAPSIAAYDRIISICCNSSMISLALDVADCMCKSNSDVPIESFHPIIQACEQRYELHMVHPIYDLIRRHKLKLKIETFRSIISSFVKMKDFEGAYKILIDAEESGEISTISLYNAIMLGYYREKNHSGAQMVMAQMQIAGVKPDSETFSYLIVNCESEENISKYRDQLRQDVIPMTRHIYMALVNAYSRLGNFDMAKQILLDKEIPRKYLKDIKSALVTALASNGQVLDALSMYDEIKQSGSSLEPKAAIALIENIRTEGELDRMRQLLEELSESNHWFEGCGRVLLYCVQHNHPDAAIDILKQLKAKDEMSTYMVVDQVFGQIWDMEATNLDLGMELLHAVKELGLNVSRTSLDFLLSACVKAKDSQRAQQIWTEYESAGLRHNVLTFLRMYQALSSSGRWKAAKKLLKEISKEDDHVRYIIDSCHMTYYSEEFKPPATIRFSSKKSASSKQRATNKG; from the exons ATGTGGAAGCGCCTCCTGGAGACGACCAAGCAGGCAGCCGCCGCTTCTTCCCCCAAATCCGCCACCCCGGCCGCAGCCGCCCCCAAGCCCGCTACcccggctgccgccgccgctcccaaGCTCTCCACCCTGAAGAGCCCCTCCTccagccgccgcgccgccgtcaCTCCAGCTACCGCCGTCAGCCAGGCCTCCCTCCTGCGCCTCAAGCATGCGGCAGCCTCAAAGAAGACCACCTTGCCATCCTCCCTCCCACACGCTCAAGCCCATGCCCATG ATGAGGAGGAACCCCCTCACGCTCTCACCAAGGCGCTCATGTCCGTCTTAGATG TTCAATGCGCAGGGCCTGATGACATAGAAGAATCATGGCCTTCGGAGGCGCCAGCAGAGGACTCTGAAGATGCTGGGAATCTTGTCGGGAAAAAGATATTGGACATCGAGTGGTTTGTGGCGCCACCATCGAGGGACCCGCTGATGCATtggaggagggaggcggcgagggagaagaagaagcagtaCATATTCAAGAACACAGAGAGCCGCCGCTTCACGAAGCTGATGCGGACCTGCGCCGATAAGCTTGGTGCGGAGTTGACGCTTGAGTTTTTCGAGAAGCTGGGGAGGGATAATGGGGTCAAGGAGTTCAATGCATTGATTAGGGTTTGTTTGGACAAGGCGAGGGCCTGCAGGGATATTGACTCTGCCGTGGAACATATTTATAGGGCATATAACCTTTTTGAGATGATGAGAGACAGGGGGCTTAGGATCGAGCAAGATATTTATGGCCCATTCCTCTTGTATCTGGTGGAAGTGGGCCTGTCAGAAGAATTTGAGATGTTCAGTACGTTCTTTAAGGATGCAAATCCACAGTCCTACTCTAGAATAGCTTATTATGAGATGTTGCTTTGTATTAGAGttcaaaatgaagaaaaaattcaaGAACTTTGTCACTCTGTTGAAGACTACAACGAGGAAGCTCACTATGACATAGCAG AAAGTTATATGTTGGCCTTTGCTGAAAGCGGCAGAAAGAGGGATCTGATCGCTTTGTTGGAATTACTTGATCTAACGAAAGTTTCAGGCTCAAAGTACATATCTAGTATATTCAAATCATTGGGTAGGTTAGAACTGGAGAAATATGCTGAGAAACTTCTTCAGGGGATGAGGTCAAAAG aatctGCTGGTGGAAACATTTCATCCTTAATTTTTGACTATGCTGCAAATATACCGAACATAATG GTTGAAGACATTGTAGTAGCATTTCATAAATGGCACGAGAAGTTTGAGGTAGCACCCTCTATTGCTGCATATGACAGGATCATCTCTATCTGTTGCAACTCATCAATG ATCAGCTTAGCTCTTGATGTAGCTGACTGCATGTGTAAATCTAATTCCGATGTGCCAATTGAATCGTTTCATCCAATCATACAGGCTTGTGAGCAAAGATACGAACTTCACATG GTTCACCCCATATATGATTTGATCCGTCGGCACAAGTTGAAATTGAAAATTGAAACATTCAGAAGCATAATAAGTTCATTTGTAAAAATGAAGGAT TTTGAAGGTGCTTACAAGATACTCATAGATGCAGAAGAATCCGGGGAGATATCAACCATAAGCCTGTATAATGCTATCATGCTTGGATATTATAGGGAG AAAAACCACAGTGGAGCACAAATGGTCATGGCCCAAATGCAGATTGCTGGAGTAAAACCAGATTCCGAAACATTCAGTTATTTGATAGTGAACTGTGAGTCTGAAGAGAACATTTCTAAG TATCGTGACCAATTACGGCAAGATGTAATTCCAATGACCAGACATATATATATGGCACTCGTTAATGCATACTCAAGACTTGGGAACTTTGACATGGCCAAGCAG ATTCTACTGGATAAGGAAATACCACGTAAATACCTCAAGGACATTAAGAGCGCACTTGTAACAGCGCTTGCATCAAATGGGCAAGTGTTAGATGCACTTAGCATGTATGATGAAATAAAGCAATCCGGAAGCTCCCTTGAGCCAAAGGCTGCCATAGCCCTGATT GAAAATATTCGAACAGAAGGTGAACTGGATAGAATGCGTCAACTTCTGGAGGAGCTGAGTGAGTCAAACCACTGGTTTGAGGGGTGTGGCAGAGTACTTCTATACTGTGTTCAGCACAACCACCCTGA TGCTGCGATTGATATACTTAAGCAGCTCAAGGCGAAAGATGAAATGAGTACATATATGGTTGTCGATCAG GTTTTTGGCCAAATATGGGATATGGAGGCCACAAATTTGGATCTTGGGATGGAGCTTCTCCATGCTGTCAAAGAGCTTGGACTTAATGTTTCTCGGACAAGCCTTGATTTTCTTCTCAGTGCATGTGTAAAGGCAAAGGATTCACAACGTGCACAGCAGATCTGGACAGAATATGAATCTGCTGGCCTTCGGCACAATGTGTTGACTTTCTTGAG GATGTATCAGGCTCTTTCGTCATCTGGGAGATGGAAGGCAGCTAAGAAGTTGCTGAAAGAGATATCAAAGGAAGATGATCATGTGCGCTACATAATAGATTCTTGTCATATGACATACTACAGTGAGGAATTTAAGCCTCCTGCTACCATTAGGTTCAGTTCAAAAAAAAGTGCTAGTTCAAAACAAAGAGCTACTAACAAGGGGTAA